Proteins encoded within one genomic window of Pongo pygmaeus isolate AG05252 chromosome 6, NHGRI_mPonPyg2-v2.0_pri, whole genome shotgun sequence:
- the ZNF394 gene encoding zinc finger protein 394 isoform X5: MNSSLTVQRRGSDAELGPWVMAARSKDAALSQRDGLLPVKVEEDSPGSWEPSYPAAWPDPETSRLHFRQLRYQEVAGPEEALSRLRELCRRWLRPELLSKEQILELLVLEQFLTILPEELQAWVREHCPESGEEAVAVVRALQRALDGTSPQGMVTFEDMAVSLTWEEWERLDPARRDFCRESAQKDSGSTVPPSLESRVENKELIPMQQILEEVEPQGQLQEAFQGKHPLFSKCGSTHEDRVEKQSGNPLPLKLENSAEAEGLNSISDVNKNGSIEGEDSKNNELQNSARCSNLVLCQHIPKAERPTDGEEHGNKCKQSFHMVAWHVLKPHKSDSGDSFHHSSFFETQRQLHEERPYKCGNCGKSFKQRSDLFRHQRIHTGDTVYGP; this comes from the exons ATGAATTCCAGCTTGACCGTCCAGAGGCGCGGCAGTGACGCCGAGTTGGGACCCTGGGTGATGGCTGCGAGGTCCAAGGACGCGGCGCTGTCCCAACGCGACGGACTTTTGCCCGTGAAAGTGGAGGAAGACTCACCCGGAAGTTGGGAGCCCAGCTATCCCGCGGCTTGGCCTGACCCCGAAACTTCTCGACTGCACTTTAGGCAGCTGCGTTACCAGGAGGTGGCTGGACCGGAAGAGGCGCTGAGCCGGCTCCGAGAACTCTGTCGTCGGTGGCTGAGGCCCGAGCTGCTCTCCAAGGAGCAGATCCTGGAGCTGCTGGTGCTGGAGCAGTTCCTCACCATCCTGCCCGAGGAGCTCCAAGCCTGGGTGCGAGAGCACTGCCCAGAGAGCGGGGAGGAGGCGGTGGCCGTGGTGCGGGCTCTGCAGCGAGCGCTCGATGGAACCTCACCCCAG GGGATGGTGACTTTCGAGGACATGGCTGTGTCTCTAACCTGGGAGGAGTGGGAGCGCCTGGACCCAGCACGGAGGGACTTCTGCAGAGAGAGTGCGCAGAAGGATTCCGGGAGCACAGTTCCGCCGA GTTTGGAAAGCAGAGTGGAGAACAAAGAGTTGATTCCAATGCAACAAATTTTAGAAGAAGTGGAGCCACAGGGGCAACTACAAGAGGCGTTCCAGGGGAAGCACCCCCTGTTTTCTAAGTGTGGCAGTACCCATGAGGACAGGGTGGAAAAGCAGTCTGGAAACCCCTTGCCCCTGAAACTTGAAAATTCTGCTGAAGCAGAAGGACTCAACAGCATCTCAGATGTCAACAAGAATGGTTCCATAGAAGGGGAAGACTCTAAAAATAATGAATTGCAGAACAGTGCCAGATGTTCCAACCTTGTTCTATGTCAGCACATCCCAAAAGCAGAGAGGCCCACTGACGGTGAGGAACACGGGAACAAGTGCAAGCAGAGTTTCCACATGGTGGCGTGGCACGTGCTGAAACCTCACAAGTCTGACAGTGGAGACAGTTTCCATCATTCCAGCTTTTTTGAGACCCAGAGGCAGCTCCATGAAGAGAGACCTTATAAATGTGGTAACTGTGGGAAGAGTTTCAAACAACGCTCTGACCTCTTTAGACACCAGAGAATCCACACAG
- the ZNF394 gene encoding zinc finger protein 394 isoform X11, whose protein sequence is MNSSLTVQRRGSDAELGPWVMAARSKDAALSQRDGLLPVKVEEDSPGSWEPSYPAAWPDPETSRLHFRQLRYQEVAGPEEALSRLRELCRRWLRPELLSKEQILELLVLEQFLTILPEELQAWVREHCPESGEEAVAVVRALQRALDGTSPQVWKAEWRTKS, encoded by the exons ATGAATTCCAGCTTGACCGTCCAGAGGCGCGGCAGTGACGCCGAGTTGGGACCCTGGGTGATGGCTGCGAGGTCCAAGGACGCGGCGCTGTCCCAACGCGACGGACTTTTGCCCGTGAAAGTGGAGGAAGACTCACCCGGAAGTTGGGAGCCCAGCTATCCCGCGGCTTGGCCTGACCCCGAAACTTCTCGACTGCACTTTAGGCAGCTGCGTTACCAGGAGGTGGCTGGACCGGAAGAGGCGCTGAGCCGGCTCCGAGAACTCTGTCGTCGGTGGCTGAGGCCCGAGCTGCTCTCCAAGGAGCAGATCCTGGAGCTGCTGGTGCTGGAGCAGTTCCTCACCATCCTGCCCGAGGAGCTCCAAGCCTGGGTGCGAGAGCACTGCCCAGAGAGCGGGGAGGAGGCGGTGGCCGTGGTGCGGGCTCTGCAGCGAGCGCTCGATGGAACCTCACCCCAG GTTTGGAAAGCAGAGTGGAGAACAAAGAGTTGA